CAAAATGGGTACCCGCAGGTTTCACTTCGTTCACCAAAGTCGCAACTTCTTCGCCAAGAATATCATAAATTTTTAGACTCACTTGCCCTGCGGATGCAGTCCGGAATTCGATTATTGTCGATGGATTGAACGGATTCGGATAATTTTGTTTAAGTTCATACTCCTGAGGAATTTGGGTGTAATCACCCTTTATCCCGACAGGTATGTCGAAACCACCCGAAAAAGCGACAACTTTTCCATCTCTGGAACCCGCCATAAACTCGAGTGTCCCGTTAAGGTCGATGTCAGGCATTCTCCAAATCGCCTCTGCAGCGTATGAGTTGGAGCCACCGCCAAAAGCGTAAGTGAAGAGGGTGTCGCTGTTCTTGCCTCCAAAAACATAGATTTTATTGTCCAGGGAAGCGACCCCGATCTCAGGATATCCGTCAGCAGTCAAATCTCCGAGAATTCCTGCACCCAGGTTGTTACCTCCTGTCGGAATGGCAGTGATTGCAACTCCACTTTTCCCACTCAGCACATAAATGTAAGGAGTAAGTGCCTGTACCAGAACATCTGATACACCATCATTATCAATATCGCTGATCATGATAAGGTCTTCGATAAATCCACCTCCGACCTGACCTGTCCAGTTCAGTGTGCCGGTTGATACATCAACAGAATAGACTTTCCCCGCAATATCCCCGGCTATCACAGAGCGTTTGTTCGCTATGGTATCAAAAAGCACATCGAGAGCCCAACAGGATGCATCTGTATTGTAAGTCCATAACCGTTGAGCAAGGTCATTAAAAGCATATATCTCCGCAGCAGTTGCGTTTGATACACGGGTTGTGAACGCACCACCACCGGGGAAAGAGACAACCGCATCCTTCATCTTTTTGCTAGGTGAATCGTCAATTCTCCAGATTTGTGCCCCGGTCTTCCCGTCAAGCAGATAGGTCGAAAAGCGTCCACTTCCATTGAATTCATTTCCGCTTGCAGTCGCCAAAATATCAATTGTACCGTCATTGTTCCAGTCACGCCTGCCATCTATGCCATTTACATCTCCCAGATCATAATTGACCGAATCACCAAATTCCCACAGTTTTTCACCTGTGGCACCATCAATCATATAGACATATTCGCTTCCGCCTGCTGTACCGATACAGACATCTCCTATACCGTCATTGTTTACATCTGCGACGGGTTGAAGCGATCCGACGCGGGAAACCGAACCCGCATCATTGTTGTTTCTGTAGGAATTGAACATCCAGAGGATATCTGCACTCACAGAGGAATTGCCGTTGTAAGCGATGGTAAAATAGTTGTCCGTAGCAACTATCATATCTGCGATGCCATCCCCATTTAGATCGCCCGCTTTTTTAATATATTTGGCGGATAAATCATCTGCACTCGTCTTTGGATTGTCGGGAATTATACCCTCCCAGTATTTTGCTCCCAATGAGGAATCGACTGCCGTCACATTGGTAACAAGCGGAATTTTTAACTGTATCGCATTCGAAGCATTTGAAAACACTCTGAGTGTATCCTGGTGCAATCCGTATGTCTTGGGATTTGTCCAAACTCTGAAGGAGACCGACCCGACTGAATCAATTGAAAAATTCGATGGAGTCTTGGGAATAAAATATGTCTCAGTATCGAACCTGATGGAATCAACATTTATCTTTGCTGAACCTGTGTTGCTGAAAGTTATCTCCTGATAACCCGAACTCCTTACCCGTTTGTTTCCATAGTCGAGGGATGTAGAAGAAGCGGAGATTACAGGTCCAACATAAATTCCACGCCCGTTCAGTTTTGTTTTCGAAAATGCAAAATTGATGTCGTTATGATAGATCAGCACACTGTCTTTATAGTATTCAGGGTCTGTTGGTGTAAATTTAACCTCCAAAGGCGTAATTTGGTTAGGCTGAATTGTAACAGGGAAAACAGTGGAGGACGAAAATGCAGGTGATGAAAATTTCAGCGAATCAATTATCAAAGGAGCTGTTCCGACATTGTTCAGGAACAATTGTGAAGATGAAGAAGAACCTATCTGCACATTACCGTACTCAATGGAGGAAGTGACAACCTGAATCTGCGGTGTTCCGTTTCCACCAAGATCAAACTTATACAGTGCCCGTTGTGTTCCGCTCAGCATCCGGGCAAGAAGCCAAAGATATTTCCCGTCCCATGCGAGACCGCGAGGTGAAATGCTTGCTCCCGTCCCTTTTGGTACGGGGAATGAGAAAAGGGTATCCTCGGTTGCAATATTTACTGCATAAATTCTTTCAGCATCACCCTCAAAATTTTCCATGACATAAAACAGAGTGTCGCCTTTGACTGTAACTCCCTGGGGCTGCAATCCAAAAACTGGAAGTGTATCCACAAGTTGCTTTGTGGCTACATCAATTTTGTAAACTCCCGCCTGAGCGTTGGGATAGTAAACGGAAAACCATAAGCCACCATCACCCCAGGCAGTGCCACCCATAAAATATGTCTGCATGATTAT
This region of Bacteroidota bacterium genomic DNA includes:
- a CDS encoding choice-of-anchor D domain-containing protein, with protein sequence MKKLFVLFSLLIIGLNAQSLIKTIPLPATAYYNSAYGLVFANGNLWLSTSSSTTGLKNKLIAMDTLGNVVDSIMINYPTIRESQGLGWDGTNFWYNERLTSRHNFRKVTTTGAVLDSIIMQTYFMGGTAWGDGGLWFSVYYPNAQAGVYKIDVATKQLVDTLPVFGLQPQGVTVKGDTLFYVMENFEGDAERIYAVNIATEDTLFSFPVPKGTGASISPRGLAWDGKYLWLLARMLSGTQRALYKFDLGGNGTPQIQVVTSSIEYGNVQIGSSSSSQLFLNNVGTAPLIIDSLKFSSPAFSSSTVFPVTIQPNQITPLEVKFTPTDPEYYKDSVLIYHNDINFAFSKTKLNGRGIYVGPVISASSTSLDYGNKRVRSSGYQEITFSNTGSAKINVDSIRFDTETYFIPKTPSNFSIDSVGSVSFRVWTNPKTYGLHQDTLRVFSNASNAIQLKIPLVTNVTAVDSSLGAKYWEGIIPDNPKTSADDLSAKYIKKAGDLNGDGIADMIVATDNYFTIAYNGNSSVSADILWMFNSYRNNNDAGSVSRVGSLQPVADVNNDGIGDVCIGTAGGSEYVYMIDGATGEKLWEFGDSVNYDLGDVNGIDGRRDWNNDGTIDILATASGNEFNGSGRFSTYLLDGKTGAQIWRIDDSPSKKMKDAVVSFPGGGAFTTRVSNATAAEIYAFNDLAQRLWTYNTDASCWALDVLFDTIANKRSVIAGDIAGKVYSVDVSTGTLNWTGQVGGGFIEDLIMISDIDNDGVSDVLVQALTPYIYVLSGKSGVAITAIPTGGNNLGAGILGDLTADGYPEIGVASLDNKIYVFGGKNSDTLFTYAFGGGSNSYAAEAIWRMPDIDLNGTLEFMAGSRDGKVVAFSGGFDIPVGIKGDYTQIPQEYELKQNYPNPFNPSTIIEFRTASAGQVSLKIYDILGEEVATLVNEVKPAGTHFVQWTGKNSAGINVHSGIYFYTIKAGDFYSTRKMVMLK